The Candidatus Tectomicrobia bacterium sequence CCTTCCGCAGCCGGAGCACCTCCTGGTAGATCTCCTGCGTGGGCGACACCGCGCCGCCCGGGCTGTCGATCCGGAGGAGGACGGCCTTGACGCCGGGCCGCCTCCCGAGGCGCTCCAGCGAGCGGACGGCCGCCCGGGCGTCGAAGATACCCCCCTGGATCCGAAGGATGGCCACCGCCTCCGGCTGCCCGGCCCCGTCCGCGTCCGGATCGCCCAGCAGCGACTCCACCAGAAGCCGGGAGAAGGCCCAGACCCCCCCCGCCACCACAAGGAACGCGATCAGCGAGAGCAGGACCCCGCGGGGCAAGGATCGGCGCATGGCATCACCTTCCGGCGCGGGCGTCGGCCCTTACCTCCCGCCGCCCTCTTCTTCCTCGGCGGCGCTCGGATCCTCCGGAGCCGGGACATCGGACGGCGCCGGCTCGGGCGCGCGGCTGACGATCGGGTCGTCGCCCGTGGCCTCGACGTAAGCGCGGATGCTCAGGCCGAGCCGCCGCTGGTCGGGCTCGATCTTGATGACGCGCATCTTGAAGGTGTCGCCCACGTGGACGACCTCCTCCGGCTTGCTCACCTTGTGGGTGCTCAGCTCGGAGATGTGGACGAGGCCCTCGAGATCGTCCTCGGGCGCCGCGAAGACGCCGAAGTTGGTGATCTTCGTGATCTTGGCCTCGACGTCGTCGCCCACCTCGTAGCGCTTCTCGATCTCGGTCCAGGGGTCCTGGGCGAGCTGCTTCATGCCGAGGGAGAGGCGCTCCTTATCGACGTCCACGCTGAGCACCACGGCCTCGACCTCCTGGCCCTTCCGCAGGATCTCGGAGGGGTGCTTGAAGCGCTGGCTCCAGGAGATGTCGGAGATGTGGATGAGCCCGTCGATGCCTTCGTCCAGGGCGACGAAGGCGCCGAACTCGGTGAGGTTGCGCACCTTGCCCTGCACCCGGGTGCCCACGGGGTACTTCTCCTCCACCGTGGTCCAGGGATTGGCCTCGATCTGCTTCATGCCGAGCGAGATGCGCCGCGCCTCCTTGTCGAGGTTCAGCACCACGGCCTCGACGATATCGCCGACCTGAACGATCTTGGAAGGATGCCGCACCCGCCGCGTCCAGGACATCTCGGAGACGTGGACCAGCCCCTCCACCCCCTGCTCGAGCTCGATGAAGGCGCCGTAGTCGGTGATGGAGACGACCCGGCCCTTCACCCGGCCGGTCGGGGGATACTTGATCTCGACATCCTCCCACGGGTCGGGAGTGATCTGCTTGTGGCCCAGGGAGACGCGCTCGCGCTCGCGGTCGTATTTGAGGACCACCACCTTGACCGTGTCGCCGATGGAGAGGAGCTCGCTCGGGTGGCTCACCCGCCCCCACGACATGTCGGTGATGTGGAGCAGGCCGTCGATGCCGCCCAGGTCGATGAAAGCGCCGTAGTCGGTGATGTTCTTGACGACGCCCACGATCTGCTGGCCCTCGTGGAGCTTGGAGAGGGTTTCGCGCTTGAGTTCGGCGCGCTCGTCCTCGAGGAGGACGCGGCGGGAGAGCACGATGTTCCCCCGCTTGCGGTTGAGCTTGATGATCTTGAGGTCGAAGCGCTTGCCGATGAACTGGTCGAGGTTACGGACGGGCCGCAGATCCACCTGGGAGCCGGGCAGGAAGGCCTTGAGCCCGATGTCCACCGTGAGGCCGCCCTTGATGCGGGCCACCACCTCGCCCGAGACCGTCTGGCCGTTGTCGTAGGCCTTGCTGATCTCGTCCCAGACCTTGATTCGGTTAGCCTTTTCCTTAGAGAGGGCGATGAGGCCGTCCTCGTCCTCGCGCTCCTCGACGTAGACCTCGACCTCGTCCCCCGGCTGGAGCTTGCGGCCCCCGTCCGGGAACTCGTTCCGGGGCACCAGGCCCTCGGACTTGTAACCGACGTCCACGAGGATGTAGTCGCCCTCGAAGCCGACGACGCGGCCCTTGACGATCTCCCCGTCCTTGACCTGCAGGGTCGAGGCGTAGAGTTCTTCCATCTGTTCGGGCGAGAGGGAATCCGGGTCGGTTCCCTCGGCGATATCGATGTTGCGCGAAAGGGAGGGGGTGGGTGATTCGGTCATCTGCGAGGCCAGCCTCAAGAAGTGAAAAGGGGGGAAACAGCCGCCCCTCGAATGGCGCCCCAAGCGCCCGTCGAGCCGACGGCGACCAGTGACAGCGGTACGTCCATCTTATTTCAGGGTTGGGGGGGCGTCAACACAACTCAAGTCGCCTCAATCACTTCCCCGTACACCTGGCGGATTTTGTCTAGCATGAAGGCCAGCACTTGGTCAATGGACCGGCGGGAGGTGTCGATGCAAACCGCGTCCCCCGCGGGCAAGAGGGGCGCCTCCGCCCGCTCCCGGTCGCGCCGGTCCCGGGCCCGGATGTCCTCGGCCAGCCGTTTTTGGTCGAAGGAGATTCCCTTTTCCTCGAGCTCCCGGAAGCGCCGTTCGATCCGGACCTCAATGTCCGCATCCAAGAAAAACTTCAGCCGGGCCTCGGGAAACACCACCGTCCCGATGTCCCGGCCGTCCATCACCGCCCCCCGGCGGCCCTTGTAGGCCCGCTGGAAGCCCAGGAGGGCCTGCCGGACCTCCGGAATGGCCGACACCCGGGAGGCGGCGTCGCTCACCCGCTCCTCCCGCAGGGCCTGGGTCGCGTCCCGCCCTTCCAGGAAGTTCCGCCAGCCGTCCGGGGTGCGGCGGCACTCGAAGCGCATCTCCCGGGCGCACCGGGCCGCCGCCTCGGGGTCGTCGGGGTCCCCGCCCCGCTCCAGGACGAGGAGTCCCACCGCCCGGTAGAGCGCCCCCGTCTCCAGGTAATCCCACCCGAGGCGCTCGGCGACCCCCTTGGCGGCGGTGCTCTTGCCCGAGCCGGCCGGGCCGTCCACCGGGATGACGATGCCCGCGCTCATGCCCAGCCCTTGTCCCTGAGCCAGCCGTCCCGGCCCGCCTTGGCCCGCCGGAAGACCTCGTCCAGGGTCCGGCCGTCCCCGGCCTCCACCGCACGCCGCAAGACGGCCAGGTGCGCCTCGAACGCTCCCAGCGAGGCCAGGAGGGCCTCCCGGTTGTCCAGGCAGATTTCGCGCCACATCTCGGGGCTGCTCGAGGCGATCCGGGTGAAGTCGCGGAAGCCCCCGGCCGCGTAGGGGAGACCCTCCCCCTTCAGCGCGGCATCCACCAAAGCATATGCAACAAGGTGGGGTAAATGGCTGATATCGGCCAGGATCCGATCATGCGTCCCGGGGTCCATCAGGTCCACCCGGGCCCCCACCTCCTCCCAGAGCGCCTTGAGCGCCTCGATCGCCCTTGGGTCCGTCCTCGGGGTGGGGGTGAGGATGACCCGCCGGCCCTCGAAAAGCTCCGGGAAGCTCGCTTCCACCCCGGATTTCTCGGTGCCGGCGATAGGATGGCCCCCGACGAAGCGTACTCCCCCTATGTCCATCCCCTCCACCGCCCGGACGAAGGGCCCCTTCACGCTCCCCACATCCGTCAGGACGGCCCCCGGGCGCATGGCCGGGAGGATGGCCCGGGCCACCTCGATGGCGGCCTGGACCGGGGTGCCGATCACCACTAGGTCCGAGTCCCCCACCGCCTCCCGGTGGTCCGCCGAGACCCGGTCCACCACCCTCAGGGCGAGGGCGCGCTCCAGATTCGCGGCACCCCTCCCGGCACCCACGAAGCGGCGGATGAGCCCTCGCCCGCGCGCCGCCCGGGCCAAGGAGCCCCCGATGAGCCCCACCCCGATGATGGTCGCCTGCTCGAAGAGAAATGGCATGAAGCCCCCGAAAACAAAAAATCGGATGAGGTTAACCCGTTCAACCCGTTGTTAGATTGTCGGTTCCACAGCTTATTTTGCCATGATTTCGGCGAGGGATTCCACCACCCGGCGGTTCTCCTCGGGCGTGCCAATGGAAATCCGCAGGTGCCTCGGAAAGCCGTACCCGGCCACCGGGCGGACGATGACTCCGTCCCGCAAGAGGGCCTCGTAGACCTCCTTGGCGTCCCCCACCTCGGCCATGATGAAGTTCCCCTGGGTGGGGACGAAGGGCAGCCCCAGCGCCGCGAGCTCCCGGACGAAGAACTCCCGCCCCTCGGCGTTCACCCGGACCCCCCGCTCGACGTGGGCGTGGTCCTCCAGGGCGGCCTCGGCCGCCACCAGGGCCAGGGAGTTCACGTTGAAGGGCTCCCGCACCCGCTCCATGGCCGCCGCCACCTCGGGATGGGCCACCCCGTAGCCCACCCGCAGCCCCGCCAGGCCGTACACCTTGGAGAAGGTCCGCATGGCCACCAGGTTGGGGTGCTCCCGGAGCATCTTCACCGCGTCCGGGTAGTCTTCCCGGTGGGCGAAGTGGCAGTAGGCCTCGTCCACCACCACGAGGGTGCGCTCCGGCACCCGCTCCAGCAGGCCGCGCAGAGCCTTCTCTCCCACCGCCGTCCCCGTCGGATTGTTCGGGTTGGCGATGAAGACCGCCTTCGTCCGCTCGTCCACCTTGGCCGTCATGGCGTCCAGGTCGTGGGTGAAGTCCCGCATGGGGGTGGTGCGCATCTCGCAGGAGCTGAGCTGGGCGACGATGAGGTACACGATGAAGGCCCCCTCCGAGAACACCACCGGGTCGCCCGGGTCGAGGAAGGCGTGGGCCAGGAGCTCCAGCACCTCGTTCGTCCCGTTCCCCAGCACGAAGTTCTCGGGCGCGAGCCCGTGGTGGCGGGCCAGGGCGCGCTTGAGGTAGTAGCCCCCGCCGTCCGGGTAGCGGTTGAGGTCCCCCAGCGCCTTCCGGACCGCCTCCAGCGCCTTGGGCGAGGGCCCGAGCGGGTTCTCGTTCGAGGCGAGCTTGATGGAGCCGCTGATCCCCAGCTCCCGCTCCACCTCCTCGATGGGCTTCCCCGGCTGGTAGACCGTGATGCCCGCCACCGGCTGCGCCGTCTGGAATTTCATCGCTACCTCCCACATGCGCTGCAGCCGCCGCCGGGGCGCCTTTTCCCTCTCCCCCTGGGAGAGGGGGGAGCATTCAAGCGCCTGCCGCTTGAACGCTCCGGGTGAGGGCACCCCAAAAATCTTCGATTTTTGGGGACCCCGGGTGAGGGAGGCTCGCGGCGCCGCCCCCGTGCTTGCTCCTCCCCTTTCCGCCGGGCCTTCGCCCGCCGCAGCGAAGCTTCCCGGAGGTGGGAGGTCTTCGGCCCGCGCAGGCGGGAGGGGGTTAGGGGGAAGTCCACCAGCGGCCTTTCCCCCACCCCACCCTCCCCCGGAGGGGGAGGGAAAGACAAAAGCGGCGGGAGCCGGTCCCACATTCGCGGTTCCGCGCCTACTCCTCCGCCGGATAGGACCCCAGCACCCGCAGGTACTCCACCTCCCCCCGCAGGCACTCCAGGCAGCCCGCCAGGGGGGGCTCCCCGGCGTGCCCCTCCACGTCCATGAAGAACACGTAGTCCCAGGCCTTCCGCCGGGAGGGCCGGGACTCGATCTTGGTCATGTTCACCCCAGCCCCGGCGATGGGCCCCATGGCCCGGTAGAGCGAGCCCGGCTCGTTCTTCACGACGAAGAGGAGGCTCGTGCGCGCGCGGCCTTTCTTGGGGACGGGCTCCTTGGCCAGGACGAAGAAGCGCGTCACGTTGATGCTCTCGGTGTCGAGCTTCTCGGCCAGCACCTTCAGCCCGTAGTGCCCCGCCGCCATCCGGCTCCCCAGGGCGGCCAGGGAGGGGTCCAGGGAGGCCTCCCGCGCGGCCCGGGAGGTGCTCGCCACCTCCTCCACCGCCACCCCCGGCAGGTGCTTCTGGAGCCACCGCCGGCACTGGGCCACGGCGTGGGGGTGGCTCAGCACCCGCCGGATGTCCCGCATCCCCTCCGCCTTGGTCAGGAGGTGGATGTCGATGGGCAGCCGCACCTCCCCCGCGATGACCAGGGGGGAGTCCACGAGCCGGTCCAGGGTGACATTGACCGTGCCCTCCAGGGCGTTCTCGACCGGCACCACCCCCCGGTCCGCCCGGCCCACCTCCACCTCGTCGAAGATGGCCGCAATGGAGTCCGCCGGCAGGTACTCCGCCTCTTTGCCGAAGTGGCGCAGGGCCGCTTCGTGGGTGAAGGTGGCCTCCGGCCCCAGGTAGCTCACCCGGATGGGCTTGGTCCCGGCCTTCGGCATCGAATCCCCTCCGTTGGAACCCGCGAAACGCGGCATCCTACCCCAGAGGGGGGCGGGGATGAAGGGCGGGAGGGATGGGCGGATTCGAGTGTCCGCCCCCGATTGCACGTGTAGGGGCGGTTCGCGAACCGCCCCTACGGGATCAGGTCCGACGCCCACGCCTGTGGCAGAAGGCCCCTGTGCCTGCCTCCTCGAGAGGGGCCCCCCGCCTACAGATGCCGCCCGAACCAGTCCACCGCCTCCCGCATCCCAATCTCGTGGAGGGCGGGGTTGCAGAACTTGTAGGACTCGTAGTGCTCCGCCCCGGGCAGCTTGATCAGCTTCTTGGGCTCCCCGCAGGCGGCGTAGCAGGAGAGCTGCTCCTGGACGGGCACGAGGTGGTCATGCTCGGCGTAGATGAAGAGCACGGGCCTGGGCGCGATGCGCCCCGCCACCCACTCGGGCTTGTAGCGCCAGCAGGCCTCGGCGCTTTCCAGATCATAGTCCTTCACGTAGTGCGGGTGCCGCTGGTGATGGCCCTTGAGCACCATCTCGGTGTGAGGGTCGCAGAGCATCATCTCGGGGAGGGGCACGGTGGCGGCCTCGCCCGTCGTTACGCGCCGCCGGGCCGCCGCCATGACCTTCTCCCGGAAGGCCGTCCATTCGTAGGGGCGGCGCACCGAGCGCATCCAGCGCTCCCCATCGAACACCCCCACCGAGGTGACCACCACCCTCACCCGCTCGTCGAAGGCGGCCACCCAGACGGCGTTCGCCCCGCCGAAGCTGGTCCCGAAGATGCCGATGCGGCCTGGGTCCACCCCCTCCACCGTCTCCAGGTAGGTGATGGCGTCATAGGTGTCCTGGGCCTGCTCGAGGGGGCGGTGGCGGCCCCGCTGGCCCTCGCTCTTGCCGAAGCCGCGGTGGTCAGGCGCGAGGACGAAGTAGCCCTCCTCCCACAGCCTCCGCGGGACGTCCATCCCGTAGACCTCCTTCATCCCGCTGTAGCCGTGGAGGCAGAGGATGGCGGGCCGGGGCGGATCGCCCTTCTTCCAGTCCTTGGGGGTGTACATGTGCGCCGCGATTTTCAGGCCATCACTGTAGTACATGATCTCCTGGTACATGACCTCCTCCCTTGCCCGCACCCTTCATCCCCCACCCACGAATCTAACCCGCGCGGGCCGGAAGCCCCCGCAGCTCGGCCAAGAGCCCCTCGGGCGAGGGAGCGCGCATG is a genomic window containing:
- a CDS encoding 30S ribosomal protein S1; amino-acid sequence: MEELYASTLQVKDGEIVKGRVVGFEGDYILVDVGYKSEGLVPRNEFPDGGRKLQPGDEVEVYVEEREDEDGLIALSKEKANRIKVWDEISKAYDNGQTVSGEVVARIKGGLTVDIGLKAFLPGSQVDLRPVRNLDQFIGKRFDLKIIKLNRKRGNIVLSRRVLLEDERAELKRETLSKLHEGQQIVGVVKNITDYGAFIDLGGIDGLLHITDMSWGRVSHPSELLSIGDTVKVVVLKYDRERERVSLGHKQITPDPWEDVEIKYPPTGRVKGRVVSITDYGAFIELEQGVEGLVHVSEMSWTRRVRHPSKIVQVGDIVEAVVLNLDKEARRISLGMKQIEANPWTTVEEKYPVGTRVQGKVRNLTEFGAFVALDEGIDGLIHISDISWSQRFKHPSEILRKGQEVEAVVLSVDVDKERLSLGMKQLAQDPWTEIEKRYEVGDDVEAKITKITNFGVFAAPEDDLEGLVHISELSTHKVSKPEEVVHVGDTFKMRVIKIEPDQRRLGLSIRAYVEATGDDPIVSRAPEPAPSDVPAPEDPSAAEEEEGGGR
- a CDS encoding (d)CMP kinase, which codes for MSAGIVIPVDGPAGSGKSTAAKGVAERLGWDYLETGALYRAVGLLVLERGGDPDDPEAAARCAREMRFECRRTPDGWRNFLEGRDATQALREERVSDAASRVSAIPEVRQALLGFQRAYKGRRGAVMDGRDIGTVVFPEARLKFFLDADIEVRIERRFRELEEKGISFDQKRLAEDIRARDRRDRERAEAPLLPAGDAVCIDTSRRSIDQVLAFMLDKIRQVYGEVIEAT
- a CDS encoding prephenate dehydrogenase/arogenate dehydrogenase family protein, yielding MPFLFEQATIIGVGLIGGSLARAARGRGLIRRFVGAGRGAANLERALALRVVDRVSADHREAVGDSDLVVIGTPVQAAIEVARAILPAMRPGAVLTDVGSVKGPFVRAVEGMDIGGVRFVGGHPIAGTEKSGVEASFPELFEGRRVILTPTPRTDPRAIEALKALWEEVGARVDLMDPGTHDRILADISHLPHLVAYALVDAALKGEGLPYAAGGFRDFTRIASSSPEMWREICLDNREALLASLGAFEAHLAVLRRAVEAGDGRTLDEVFRRAKAGRDGWLRDKGWA
- a CDS encoding histidinol-phosphate transaminase, with product MWEVAMKFQTAQPVAGITVYQPGKPIEEVERELGISGSIKLASNENPLGPSPKALEAVRKALGDLNRYPDGGGYYLKRALARHHGLAPENFVLGNGTNEVLELLAHAFLDPGDPVVFSEGAFIVYLIVAQLSSCEMRTTPMRDFTHDLDAMTAKVDERTKAVFIANPNNPTGTAVGEKALRGLLERVPERTLVVVDEAYCHFAHREDYPDAVKMLREHPNLVAMRTFSKVYGLAGLRVGYGVAHPEVAAAMERVREPFNVNSLALVAAEAALEDHAHVERGVRVNAEGREFFVRELAALGLPFVPTQGNFIMAEVGDAKEVYEALLRDGVIVRPVAGYGFPRHLRISIGTPEENRRVVESLAEIMAK
- the pheA gene encoding prephenate dehydratase, which codes for MPKAGTKPIRVSYLGPEATFTHEAALRHFGKEAEYLPADSIAAIFDEVEVGRADRGVVPVENALEGTVNVTLDRLVDSPLVIAGEVRLPIDIHLLTKAEGMRDIRRVLSHPHAVAQCRRWLQKHLPGVAVEEVASTSRAAREASLDPSLAALGSRMAAGHYGLKVLAEKLDTESINVTRFFVLAKEPVPKKGRARTSLLFVVKNEPGSLYRAMGPIAGAGVNMTKIESRPSRRKAWDYVFFMDVEGHAGEPPLAGCLECLRGEVEYLRVLGSYPAEE
- a CDS encoding alpha/beta fold hydrolase yields the protein MYQEIMYYSDGLKIAAHMYTPKDWKKGDPPRPAILCLHGYSGMKEVYGMDVPRRLWEEGYFVLAPDHRGFGKSEGQRGRHRPLEQAQDTYDAITYLETVEGVDPGRIGIFGTSFGGANAVWVAAFDERVRVVVTSVGVFDGERWMRSVRRPYEWTAFREKVMAAARRRVTTGEAATVPLPEMMLCDPHTEMVLKGHHQRHPHYVKDYDLESAEACWRYKPEWVAGRIAPRPVLFIYAEHDHLVPVQEQLSCYAACGEPKKLIKLPGAEHYESYKFCNPALHEIGMREAVDWFGRHL